In the genome of Luteitalea pratensis, the window GAGACCGAGCAGCGGCTCTACGGTCTCCACGCGTGGCGCGAGACGCCGTATTACTCAGCCCGCGAACGCGCCGCGCTCGAGTGGACCGAAGAGCTCACGCTCGTCGCCGAAACGGGTGTTCCCGACGACGTGTACGAGCGCGTACGGGAGCAGTTCTCGGAGGACGAGTTGGCGCACTTGAGCCTGGCGATCGTGGCGATCAACGGCTGGAACCGGCTCAACATCGCGGCGCGCACGGTGCCCGGCGATTACGTCGCCGGCAGCCTCGCGAATTTGGATCCGGTCGCCGTCGAGCGGTGAGTGTGCCGAGGTCGCGGATGGCTGCCCCGGGCCGCTTTGAAGGCCGACCCTGAAGGCGGTCGGCTACAATGGCTCGACCTTAAGGAGTGTGGTTGCCAGCGATCTGGCCCTCGCCACAGGTTCATCCGTCATGAGAGTCGGCATCTTCGGGGCTGGTATCGCGGGCTTGGCTGTGGCCTGGTTTCTCCGGGACGACGCCGACGTGTGTGTGCACGAGGCAAGCGTCGGCGTCGGCGGCCTTGCCAGGAGCTTCAAGTGGCACGGATTCGACTGCGACCTCGCGCCGCATCGATTTCTCACGCACGATGAGGAGCTTCTGCGACAAGTGCTGGCACTCGTGCCAATGCGGAGGCTCGAGCGCAGGAGCGGCATTCGCTTGCGAGGTCACTGGATTCGCGATCCGGTCAACATCTTCGAGGTGCTGTACAGGTTCGCGCCATTGGAATCGGCACGAATCGTCTGGCACTACGTCGTTCGCCGCAGGCAGCGTGAGGACAGTTTCGAAGCGCTGGTCCTCAACAATTACGGAAAGGGCTTGCACGACCTGTTCTTCAAGCCCTATTCCGAGAAGCTGTTCGGAATTCCAGCCAACGAGATCTCGCCCAGCTGGGGCCGTCGCAAGATCCGGGTCTCGGGATTGCGCGATCTCGTGCGTCGCGACCCACGCCTGTACTTCGAGCACTTCTACTATCCGGTCGAGAATGGCTATGGAGCCATTGCCGAACGGTTGTATGCAGACGTCCGCACCCGCGTGCACCTGCACTCGCGCCTGGTCGGGCTTGCGCCGCTGAGCTCGGGCGGCTACGAGTGCCGATTCGAGACACCGACAGGGGTGGTCAGCGATCGCTTCGACGTGGTCGTGTCGACGCTGCCGATGCCCGAACTCGGCGCGCTGTTGGGATTTCACATTCCGTTGCGCTTCAGGCCGATGACGCTCCTCTATCTGCTGGTGGGAGTCGACAGCGTCAGCGACCGTCATTGGACCTATTTCGCCGACCGCGACGTGATCGTCAACCGGGTGGCAGAATTCAGGCACTTCAACGCCAACCCTCCACGCGGGAAGACCGTGATCTGCTGCGAGGTCACTGATGCGCAACAGTTCTCGGTCGAGCGGGTCATCGACGAGCTGACTGGTGCAGACTTCCTGCCGGCAGGCGTGCCCATTCTCGATACGAAGATCATCCGCCTCGAGCGCGCCTACCCGATCTATGACCGGTCGTACGACGAGCAGATCGACCTGGCGCGGCAGGCGTTTGCTGCCCACCCGGGTATCTTCCACATTGGCCGGCAAGCACAGTTCGTGCACAAGGACGTCGACGAAATCCTCGAGGAAGCCAAGGCACTTGCCTCGGTGATGCGGCCAGGTAGTGGCCGCTGGCCGCATGTCGCTCCCTAGCCGACTCAGTCGGCGCCGACTCGTGGACGCATCAGCGGGTGGGGGCGCGAGGGCGAACCTGGCAGCCACGCGGAACGAGGGCCTCGTGGTCCTCCTGATCGTCACGTTGCTCGTGGTTGGCCGCAGCCTCGTCTTCGTGATCTTCGAGCACGCGCAGTTCGACGCCGATCAAGCCATCACGGGGCTGATGGCGAAGCACATTGCCGAGTTGCGCGCGTTTCCGTTCTACGCCTACGCGAGCGATTACGTACTGGTCGTGGAAGCCTGGCTGGCGGCGCCGTTCCTCGCCCTGTTCGGCACATCGGTCGCGGCGCTGCGACTACCCCTCGTCTTGCTCAACCTGGTGACTGGCGTCCTGCTCGTCACAATCCTCGGACGTGAGCTGTACCTTCGACCCGTCGTTGCGCTGATTCCAGCATTGTTCTTCGTCGCCGCACCGCCGGTCCTTGCGGCCGAACTCCTGACGGCGACGGGCGGCAACGTCGAGCCGTTCGTCTACGTCTTGCTGCTCTGGCTCACACGCGAGCGGCCAGTCGCCTTTGGCATCATCTTCCTCGTCGGCTTCATGAACCGTGAGTTCACCGCATACGCGGCGAGCGCACTGC includes:
- a CDS encoding carboxymuconolactone decarboxylase family protein, which gives rise to MKTRIDLMHVTPGIIQAMLGLERQVRRARFDHKLIDLVRMRASQINGCAYCLDMHSKDARANGETEQRLYGLHAWRETPYYSARERAALEWTEELTLVAETGVPDDVYERVREQFSEDELAHLSLAIVAINGWNRLNIAARTVPGDYVAGSLANLDPVAVER
- a CDS encoding protoporphyrinogen/coproporphyrinogen oxidase; the protein is MRVGIFGAGIAGLAVAWFLRDDADVCVHEASVGVGGLARSFKWHGFDCDLAPHRFLTHDEELLRQVLALVPMRRLERRSGIRLRGHWIRDPVNIFEVLYRFAPLESARIVWHYVVRRRQREDSFEALVLNNYGKGLHDLFFKPYSEKLFGIPANEISPSWGRRKIRVSGLRDLVRRDPRLYFEHFYYPVENGYGAIAERLYADVRTRVHLHSRLVGLAPLSSGGYECRFETPTGVVSDRFDVVVSTLPMPELGALLGFHIPLRFRPMTLLYLLVGVDSVSDRHWTYFADRDVIVNRVAEFRHFNANPPRGKTVICCEVTDAQQFSVERVIDELTGADFLPAGVPILDTKIIRLERAYPIYDRSYDEQIDLARQAFAAHPGIFHIGRQAQFVHKDVDEILEEAKALASVMRPGSGRWPHVAP